From a region of the Alnus glutinosa chromosome 1, dhAlnGlut1.1, whole genome shotgun sequence genome:
- the LOC133874767 gene encoding pentatricopeptide repeat-containing protein At3g23020 codes for MLVKFQHLDANCFHVLGSSRNSPSIGVSVSPLDQVELISKKHREQIVFECPNGEFKRAGGVHRPSHDRRTGVIHEPGPKKLNLVKNPDRKQRGSTWDSGRIVKRRNFEVEFRSESENGLLEKVHSRCLMKRVNYGGCIPGILRALDTVEDLDEALRPWEDKIGNKERSIILKEQLSWERALEIFEWFKRKGCYELNVIHYNIMLRILGKARKWSHVEGLWDEMNVKGIAPINSTYGTLIDVYSKGGLKDEALLWLERMNNQGMEPDEVTMGTVIQLYKKAGEFQKAEDFFKKWSLGESLRHDSASAKTTAEVGSALHARASLSSHTYNTLIDTFGKAGQLKEASETFAQMLKEGIAPNTVTFNTIIHICGNHGQLDEVASLIQKMEECRCPPDTRTYNILIFLCARHDNINMAANYFAKMKEACLEPDLVSYRTLLYAYSIRHMVHQAEEVISEMDGRGLEIDEYTQSALTRMYIEAGMLEKSWLWFRRFHLSGKMSSECYSANIDAYGERGHILEAEKVFICCQEQKKLTVLLFNVMIKAYGIGQCYDKACQLFDSMGGYGLVPDKCSYNSLIQILASGDMPHIAKPYLRRMQKAGLVSDCIPYCSVISGFVKLGQLEIAEELYKEMIRFNVNPDVIVYGVLINAFADAGSAKEAISYVDAMERAGLPGNTVIYNSLIKLYTKVGYLKEAEETYKMLQSLEEGPAIYSSNCMIHLYSERSMVKQAEDIFNSLKRKGEANEFTYAMMLCMYKRIGRFEEAIQIAKQMRELGLLTDLLSCNNVLGLYAMDGRFKEAVETFNEIIKAGIQPDNCTFKLLGVVLLKCGVPKQAVSKLEVTTKKDAQSGLQAWMSTLSSVVVVDDYDDL; via the coding sequence ATGCTTGTCAAGTTCCAGCATTTAGATGCTAATTGCTTCCACGTATTGGGTTCCTCAAGGAACTCACCCAGTATAGGAGTCTCAGTTTCTCCACTGGACCAAGTTGAGCTCATTTCCAAGAAACACAGGGAACAGATAGTATTTGAATGTCCCAATGGAGAATTCAAAAGGGCTGGCGGAGTTCACAGACCGTCCCATGATAGAAGAACTGGTGTTATTCATGAACCTGGACCGAAGAAACTGAATTTGGTGAAAAACCCAGATAGAAAACAGAGAGGAAGCACTTGGGATAGCGGTAGAATTGTGAAAAGGAGGAATTTTGAGGTTGAGTTCAGGTCAGAGAGTGAAAATGGATTATTGGAGAAAGTGCATTCTAGATGTTTGATGAAACGGGTCAATTACGGTGGATGTATACCGGGGATATTGAGAGCATTGGATACGGTTGAGGATTTGGATGAGGCTCTGAGGCCATGGGAAGACAAGATTGGTAACAAGGAAAGGAGCATAATTTTGAAGGAGCAGCTGAGTTGGGAGAGGGCCTTGGAGATTTTTGAGTGGTTCAAGAGAAAGGGTTGTTATGAATTGAATGTGATTCACTATAACATTATGCTTCGGATTCTTGGGAAAGCACGAAAGTGGAGCCATGTTGAGGGTTTGTGGGATGAGATGAATGTTAAAGGAATTGCACCAATAAATTCTACCTATGGAACTCTAATTGATGTTTATAGCAAAGGCGGACTCAAGGATGAAGCACTTCTTTGGCTTGAGAGAATGAACAACCAAGGGATGGAACCTGATGAGGTTACTATGGGGACTGTTATTCAGTTGTATAAGAAGGCAGGAGAGTTTCAAAAAGCCGAGGACTTTTTCAAGAAGTGGTCATTGGGTGAATCTTTGAGGCATGACAGTGCTAGTGCTAAAACTACTGCCGAAGTGGGTAGTGCTTTGCATGCTCGTGCTAGTTTGAGCTCACATACCTATAATACATTGATAGACACATTTGGGAAGGCTGGGCAACTTAAAGAAGCATCTGAAACTTTTGCGCAGATGCTCAAGGAAGGGATAGCTCCAAACACAGTGACTTTCAATACCATTATTCACATTTGTGGCAACCATGGCCAACTAGATGAGGTGGCTTCCCTGATTCAGAAAATGGAGGAGTGCCGATGCCCACCTGACACAAGAACATATAATATTCTCATTTTCCTCTGTGCTAGGCATGATAATATAAACATGGCAGCAAACTACTTTGCAAAGATGAAGGAGGCCTGCCTCGAGCCAGACCTTGTGAGTTACCGCACCCTCTTGTATGCATACTCCATAAGGCATATGGTTCACCAAGCTGAAGAAGTGATATCAGAGATGGATGGAAGGGGTCTCGAGATTGATGAATACACCCAATCAGCTCTGACTAGAATGTATATAGAAGCTGGAATGCTTGAGAAGTCATGGTTATGGTTCAGGAGGTTTCATCTTTCAGGGAAAATGAGTTCTGAGTGTTATTCTGCTAATATTGATGCATATGGGGAGCGTGGCCATATTTTGGAAGCTGaaaaagttttcatttgttgCCAAGAACAGAAGAAGCTGACTGTCCTTCTGTTCAATGTGATGATTAAAGCTTATGGAATAGGACAGTGCTATGATAAAGCATGTCAGTTGTTTGATAGTATGGGTGGTTATGGTTTAGTTCCAGATAAATGTAGCTATAATTCCTTAATACAAATTTTGGCTAGTGGCGACATGCCACACATTGCAAAACCCTATCTGAGGAGAATGCAGAAGGCAGGACTGGTAAGTGATTGCATCCCATATTGTTCTGTGATATCAGGCTTTGTAAAATTAGGTCAATTGGAAATTGCAGAGGAACTATATAAGGAGATGATCAGATTTAATGTGAATCCCGATGTTATTGTCTATGGGGTACTGATAAATGCTTTTGCCGATGCTGGAAGTGCTAAAGAAGCTATCAGTTATGTTGATGCAATGGAAAGGGCAGGTTTGCCTGGAAATACAGTTATATATAACTCCCTCATCAAGCTTTATACCAAAGTTGGCTACTTGAAAGAAGCAGAAGAAACATACAAAATGCTTCAATCATTAGAGGAGGGTCCAGCTATATATTCTTCGAATTGTATGATTCATCTTTATAGTGAGCGATCTATGGTTAAACAAGCAGAAGATATTTTTAACAGCTTGAAGAGAAAGGGGGAGGCAAATGAATTTACTTATGCAATGATGTTGTGCATGTATAAGAGAATTGGGAGGTTTGAGGAAGCCATTCAAATTGCAAAGCAGATGAGAGAACTGGGACTTCTAACCGATTTGTTGAGTTGTAATAATGTGCTTGGGTTGTATGCAATGGATGGCAGATTCAAGGAGGCAGTGGAAACCTTCAATGAAATTATAAAAGCTGGTATTCAACCTGACAATTGTACATTCAAATTACTTGGAGTTGTTCTGTTGAAGTGTGGGGTTCCAAAGCAAGCTGTTAGCAAGCTGGAAGTAACTACGAAGAAGGATGCTCAGAGTGGTTTGCAGGCATGGATGTCAACTCTCTCATCTGTGGTTGTAGTGGATGATTATGATGACTTATAA
- the LOC133874779 gene encoding CBL-interacting serine/threonine-protein kinase 7 has translation MEAGVPPPPPPPPPPTTTILGKYQLGRLLGRGSFAKVYQARSMVDDTAVAVKIIDKSKTVDAAMEPRIIREVMAMRRLEDHPNILKIHEVMATKTKIHLVVELATGGELFSKICRRGKLPEPSARRYFQQLVSALRFCHQNGVAHRDVKPQNLLLDKDGNLKVSDFGLSALPDQLQNGLLHTACGTPAYTAPEVVCRRGGYDGSKADAWSCGVILYVFLAGYLPFDDSNLVAMYKKIHRRDYQFPAWLSKPARHVIFQLLDPNPSTRMSIEALMQHAWFKKSLQEKPENDKSLFRSASECNKSEMLKSMTAFDIISLSSGLDLSGLFETTACERKEKRFTTSVSGERVIERVREVGGRLGYRVEEGGKGGNSVVGLVKGRVVMWVGVWEIAEGLVLVEVRVVEGGLEFQWGDFKAGLQDILLTCHGNDYD, from the coding sequence ATGGAAGCAGGGgtgccgccgccgccgccaccaccaccaccacccacCACCACCATTCTCGGGAAGTACCAATTGGGTCGGCTACTGGGACGGGGCAGCTTCGCCAAGGTCTATCAGGCCCGGTCCATGGTCGACGACACAGCCGTGGCGGTGAAGATCATCGACAAGTCCAAAACTGTCGATGCGGCCATGGAGCCTCGGATAATCCGAGAGGTCATGGCCATGCGGCGCCTCGAGGACCACCCAAACATCCTCAAAATTCACGAGGTCATGGCCACCAAGACGAAGATCCACCTCGTCGTCGAGCTCGCTACTGGCGGCGAGCTCTTCTCCAAGATCTGCCGCCGCGGCAAGCTTCCCGAGCCCTCCGCACGCCGCTACTTCCAGCAGCTGGTATCGGCGCTGCGCTTCTGCCACCAAAACGGCGTCGCACACCGCGACGTCAAGCCCCAGAACCTTCTCTTGGACAAGGACGGTAACCTCAAGGTCTCGGACTTCGGGCTCTCGGCGCTCCCCGATCAGCTCCAGAACGGCTTGCTCCACACGGCCTGCGGTACCCCGGCTTACACGGCGCCAGAGGTCGTCTGCCGGCGCGGCGGCTACGACGGCTCCAAAGCCGACGCCTGGTCCTGCGGGGTCATCCTCTACGTGTTTCTCGCAGGGTACCTCCCATTCGACGATAGCAATCTCGTAGCCATGTACAAGAAGATCCACCGCCGAGACTATCAGTTTCCGGCTTGGCTCTCGAAGCCGGCGCGCCACGTGATCTTTCAGCTCCTCGATCCGAACCCCAGTACGCGAATGAGCATCGAGGCGCTGATGCAACACGCGTGGTTCAAGAAGTCTCTGCAAGAAAAACCCGAAAACGACAAGAGTTTATTCCGTTCAGCGAGTGAATGCAACAAAAGCGAAATGTTGAAAAGCATGACCGCGTTCGATATAATATCCTTGTCTTCGGGGCTGGACCTGTCGGGGCTGTTCGAAACGACGGCGTGTgagaggaaggagaagagaTTTACGACGAGTGTTTCGGGGGAGAGAGTGATAGAGAGAGTGAGGGAGGTGGGAGGGAGATTGGGGTACAGAGTGGAGGAAGGCGGGAAAGGTGGGAATAGCGTAGTCGGGTTGGTGAAAGGGAGGGTGGTTATGTGGGTTGGCGTCTGGGAGATTGCGGAAGGCTTGGTCTTGGTAGAGGTTAGGGTGGTGGAGGGTGGGCTGGAGTTTCAGTGGGGGGATTTCAAGGCTGGTCTTCAGGACATTTTGCTTACTTGCCACGGCAACGATTACGACTAG
- the LOC133858596 gene encoding uncharacterized protein LOC133858596, translating into MSSVGTSKGILEIAKFGLYVSVPIVLMYAFANNTKNLQKFMGNRSYVVYPPEGPRPPSPEEMREMARELARKRNNSS; encoded by the exons ATGTCGTCTGTGGGAACATCTAAAGGAATCTTGGAGATCGCGAAGTTCGGGCTCTATGTGTCCGTTCCCATCGTTCTCATGTACGCCTTCGCTAACAATACTAAGAATCTCCAGAAATTCATGGGAAAT CGTTCTTATGTAGTGTATCCCCCAGAGGGGCCAAGGCCTCCATCACCCGAAGAAATGAGGGAGATGGCTCGCGAACTAGCTCGCAAGAGGAACAACAGCAGTTGA
- the LOC133874800 gene encoding U-box domain-containing protein 44-like, with amino-acid sequence MAMELIPVGTILAVLTNQVIKTANAAKDVLIEKDSFRVLSKHLFDIEPVLKELQLQELNDSQAARLALESLEADVKKANNLVEKYKNRARFYLLVKCRYIVKEVQDVTRDIGRSLAALSLANTEVLSRISDQVNRLQNEMQRVEFEASNSQLQIVDKLNQGLRDQKLDQGFANDMLEEIARAVGVPVEPSEISKELASFRREKEEAANRKERAEVFFLEQIIELLSRADAARDYEEVKKQYLQRVQVIELYDEKEECIPPLNSFLCRICEDVMVDPVSLCTGTTCERAAIEDWLDSGIRTDPETGEVLEDTSLRSNLPLRQSIEEWRELNYCLNIRSSKAKLLSGVDSSVEEALSQMQVLMRENSINKDWISIGGLTDIIISILGSSHNKDVKRKILITLKDVVEGHARNKERVIEFEGWDHIIRCLGRDASTSKAAVELLYELLQERSGWNVSVCRKFSQQCSAILFLVTLLKGPLRESAETAEKILMKLFEIDEENISRAAMSGWYKPLIDHIIQGPESSRISMVKTIVNMELVDLNLKLLGEEGVIPPLLEMVSGNIESKELSLSALVKLSGCHANKELMAAAGGVPLVLKLMFSPQARPFIVVKCSEILEKLSSEDDGIKFFVDEEGTQLELEPIITNLLALQQKPYSAHNVRRPALHALLGICRFEAGLVKKAVLTANGLSLVLPLLDDSDSEIREIAISLLFLFSQHEPQGVVEYLLKPRRLEALVGFLENDDKGDVQMAAAGLLANLPKSERALTMKLIELNGIDAILNILRNGTMEAKENALSALFRFSDPTNPESQRILVGGGAYPLLVNFLKAGSITAKARAAALIGNLSTSSPKLTVVSKSSSCWCFRASRDPLCLAHGGICSVTATFCLLEAHALPALVKLLHGEVHATAYEAIQTLSTLLEASPQRGANVLHKADAIKPILETLTWGTDELKEEALGLLEKIFVSKEMVENYGSAARLLLVGVTGRSVHENGHIGRKAAKVLSLLERYSRSSTSLLPGLHG; translated from the exons ATGGCTATGGAGCTTATACCTGTAGGCACCATCTTAGCCGTACTAACGAACCAGGTCATCAAAACAGCTAATGCGGCAAAGGATGTTCTCATTGAGAAGGACAGTTTCAGGGTCTTGTCAAAGCACTTGTTTGACATTGAACCAGTCCTAAAGGAATTGCAGCTTCAAGAATTAAATGATTCTCAAGCTGCGAGGCTTGCTCTGGAATCTCTTGAAGCAGATGTTAAAAAGGCTAATAATTTGGTCGAGAAGTACAAAAACCGAGCCCGCTTCTACTTGCTGGTCAAGTGCCGCTACATTGTCAAGGAGGTACAAGATGTCACAAGGGATATTGGAAGGTCTTTGGCTGCATTATCCCTTGCAAATACAGAAGTTCTATCTAGGATATCTGATCAGGTGAATAGGTTACAGAATGAGATGCAGAGAGTGGAATTTGAGGCTTCCAATTCTCAGCTCCAAATTGTTGACAAGTTAAACCAAGGTCTTAGGGACCAGAAACTTGACCAGGGTTTTGCAAATGACATGCTTGAAGAAATAGCGAGGGCAGTTGGGGTGCCTGTTGAGCCCTCAGAGATAAGCAAAGAGCTGGCGAGCTTcagaagggaaaaagaagaagctgcCAACCGGAAAGAAAGGGCTGAAGTTTTCTTCTTGGAGCAGATTATTGAGCTGCTCTCTCGAGCTGATGCTGCAAGGGATTACGAAGAAGTCAAGAAGCAGTATCTCCAAAGGGTCCAGGTCATAGAGCTATATGATGAGAAGGAAGAGTGTATCCCACCActtaattcttttctttgtcGTATCTGTGAAGATGTGATGGTTGATCCCGTCAGCCTTTGCACTGGTACTACATGTGAGCGAGCTGCCATTGAAGATTGGTTAGACAGTGGGATAAGAACTGACCCTGAAACAGGTGAGGTTCTTGAAGATACTTCTTTAAGGTCTAACCTTCCACTGAGACAATCAATAGAGGAGTGGCGAGAACTTAATTACTGCCTCAATATACGATCTTCCAAGGCAAAGTTGTTGTCAGGTGTGGACTCTTCTGTGGAAGAGGCCCTGAGCCAAATGCAGGTTCTCATGAGAGAGAATTCTATTAACAAGGACTGGATTTCCATTGGAGGGCTCACTGATATCATTATCTCTATCCTAGGGAGCTCACACAACAAAGACGTGAAGAGAAAGATTTTAATTACCTTGAAGGATGTTGTAGAAGGGCACGCAAGAAATAAG GAAAGAGTGATCGAATTTGAGGGATGGGATCACATTATCCGTTGCTTGGGCCGTGATGCAAGCACTTCAAAGGCCGCAGTTGAATTGCTATATGAGTTGTTGCAAGAGAGATCTGGTTGGAACGTGTCTGTTTGCAGGAAATTCTCTCAGCAATGCAGTGCGATTCTTTTCCTTGTGACACTGTTAAAGGGTCCTCTGAGGGAGTCAGCTGAGACTGCAGAAAAAATCTTGATGAAGCTGTTTGAGATAGATGAGGAGAACATTTCTCGTGCTGCTATGTCTGGCTGGTATAAACCACTTATTGATCACATAATCCAAG GGCCAGAGTCTTCAAGGATATCAATGGTGAAAACAATTGTTAATATGGAATTAGTTGATTTGAACTTGAAGCTCCTTGGCGAGGAAGGGGTTATACCTCCTTTGCTTGAGATGGTATCTGGGAATATTGAATCCAAAGAGTTATCCTTATCAGCTCTGGTTAAATTATCAGGTTGCCATGCCAATAAAGAGCTCATGGCTGCTGCTGGTGGAGTTCCACTTGTTCTGAAACTAATGTTCTCTCCCCAAGCTCGCCCATTTATTGTTGTGAAATGCTCTGAAATCCTTGAGAAACTTTCTTCTGAAGATGATGGAATTAAATTCTTTGTTGATGAAGAAGGGACCCAACTTGAGTTAGAACCCATCATCACCAATTTGTTAGCTTTGCAACAGAAACCTTACTCAGCCCATAATGTCCGGAGGCCTGCCTTGCATGCACTTCTTGGTATTTGCAGGTTTGAAGCAGGGTTGGTTAAGAAGGCGGTTCTCACTGCTAATGGTTTATCGCTAGTGCTTCCGCTTCTTGATGACTCTGACTCCGAAATCAGGGAGATTGCTATCAGTTTGCTCTTCCTGTTCTCGCAGCATGAGCCACAAGGAGTTGTGGAGTACCTTCTCAAGCCAAGAAGGCTGGAGGCCTTAGTGGGATTTCTTGAGAATGATGATAAGGGTGATGTACAGATGGCTGCTGCTGGTTTATTAGCCAACCTACCAAAATCAGAAAGAGCACTCACCATGAAGTTGATTGAATTGAATGGAATTGATgcaattttaaacattttacgAAATGGGACCAtggaagcaaaagaaaatgCTCTAAGTGCACTCTTCAGGTTCTCAGATCCCACAAACCCTGAGTCGCAGCGTATTTTGGTGGGAGGAGGAGCGTACCCTTTGCTTGTAAACTTTCTCAAGGCTGGTTCAATAACAGCAAAGGCAAGAGCAGCAGCACTCATTGGTAATCTTTCCACCAGCAGCCCGAAGCTCACTGTTGTCTCCAAATCATCCAGTTGCTGGTGCTTCCGGGCATCACGTGATCCTTTATGCTTAGCACACGGTGGTATCTGTAGCGTGACTGCTACATTCTGTCTATTGGAGGCACATGCTTTGCCTGCCTTGGTAAAGCTCTTACATGGAGAGGTTCATGCTACTGCTTATGAAGCAATTCAGACGCTTTCCACTCTTCTGGAAGCGTCTCCTCAGAGAGGGGCCAATGTCTTGCATAAGGCTGATGCCATAAAACCCATATTAGAGACTTTGACGTGGGGAACAGATGAATTAAAGGAGGAGGCTTTGGGACTCTTGGAGAAAATTTTTGTGTCAAAAGAAATGGTTGAGAACTATGGATCAGCAGCCAGATTACTTCTTGTTGGGGTGACTGGCAGGTCTGTTCATGAAAATGGCCATATTGGGAGGAAGGCTGCCAAAGTCTTGTCTCTACTTGAACGCTATTCAAGATCGTCGACATCTCTTCTTCCAGGACTACATGGGTGA